A single window of Sulfurimonas sp. hsl 1-7 DNA harbors:
- a CDS encoding bifunctional folylpolyglutamate synthase/dihydrofolate synthase produces MLQQFLESKPLYYTEIDYTRMPRAYESIKEQIKIPKIIHLIGTNGKGTTGRFLATALYKSGKNVLHYTSPHILKFNERIWINGQDISDEYLDSLHIKLQKLLDKEFIDNLSYFEYTTFLALLAASDCEYLVLEAGLGGEHDATAVFPNILTLVTPIDKDHEAFLGDTINSIATTKLQAVQTKAILAKQKHPEVYDVADELAYENCFEVKKVEEYIGQEDKEKIALIADENTLAPYLVDNLSLSIAALKELGVEYDVKHFKNAKLFGRLTRLADNILVDVGHNALAAESIAKSLKGSKYTLVYNSYKDKDYKKILEILKPIINEVLIIDVDDQRIEEKEKIEAVLKTFTIPYKKFETLESERSYLVFGSFSVVEAFLKVYRE; encoded by the coding sequence GTGTTACAACAGTTTTTAGAATCAAAGCCGCTTTATTATACAGAGATAGACTACACGCGTATGCCGCGTGCTTATGAGTCCATAAAAGAGCAGATAAAAATTCCCAAGATAATACATCTAATAGGTACAAACGGCAAAGGGACAACAGGACGTTTTTTAGCTACTGCTTTATATAAGAGCGGTAAAAATGTACTTCATTACACCTCTCCCCATATTTTAAAGTTTAATGAACGTATCTGGATTAACGGGCAAGATATCAGTGACGAGTATTTAGATTCACTTCACATAAAGCTCCAAAAACTTCTGGACAAAGAGTTTATAGATAACCTGAGTTATTTTGAATATACGACGTTTCTTGCACTTTTAGCTGCATCAGATTGTGAGTATCTGGTTCTTGAAGCGGGTCTTGGGGGTGAGCATGATGCTACGGCTGTATTTCCAAATATCTTAACACTTGTGACACCTATAGACAAAGACCATGAAGCCTTTTTGGGAGATACTATAAACTCTATCGCTACAACGAAACTACAAGCTGTACAGACAAAAGCTATTTTGGCAAAACAGAAACATCCTGAGGTGTACGATGTTGCAGATGAACTCGCATATGAGAACTGCTTTGAGGTGAAAAAAGTTGAAGAGTATATTGGGCAGGAAGATAAAGAAAAAATTGCTCTAATAGCTGATGAAAACACTCTGGCTCCATATCTTGTTGACAATCTGTCACTAAGTATCGCTGCGTTAAAAGAGTTGGGTGTCGAGTATGATGTAAAGCACTTTAAAAACGCAAAACTTTTTGGAAGGCTGACACGCTTAGCGGATAATATCTTGGTTGATGTAGGACATAATGCGTTAGCTGCGGAATCTATTGCAAAAAGTTTAAAAGGTTCAAAATATACTTTAGTGTATAATAGCTACAAAGATAAAGATTACAAGAAAATTTTAGAGATTTTAAAGCCTATAATAAATGAGGTTTTGATCATCGATGTAGATGACCAAAGAATCGAAGAAAAAGAGAAAATAGAAGCTGTCTTAAAAACTTTTACAATCCCATATAAAAAATTTGAAACACTTGAGAGTGAACGTTCATATCTTGTATTTGGTTCATTTAGTGTAGTGGAGGCATTTTTAAAGGTGTATCGTGAATAA
- a CDS encoding DEAD/DEAH box helicase has translation MTQLYNYFKTSKGDLEVLLCEDLKESHELESVAKFFNQDVLVLPDFRASRGDDLRSYKEELQELLNKLRLYHSAKKKPLVISPLKTLLFELPKAQYLDSLTLEFGAEIDLSSFKETMLHWGYTYVDMVQVEGEISHRGDILDIFIPSTSNPIRISLFDVEIEQIKEFDLDTQRTMGEELDSIEVSSAFFALDEQRYNELNEKIENSEYDALSRDIASLGFWHLDDMAENFLENKKVKLSRNLDDLLKDAYGINNPTISRACFELELLEENDDIKELVVADVAQLLKVHKDKKITIIAANTATIKQAGIYDTTNINIVEAPYILNVITPDEVVISLNKPDKKRRRRKSSILLDDLKAGDYVVHEEYGVGIFEKIEQAEILGGVKDFVVIKYVGDDKILLPVENLDYIDRYIASGGGVPVLDRLGKGSFGKLKEKVRKRLLEIAGQIVNIAAARALIKAPKISVEQKTLKEFQALSGFDYTDDQTQSINEIISQMSSGKIMDRLLSGDVGFGKTEVALNTIFAAYKSGFQSAFIVPTTLLSSQHFRSLDERFHDLGIRYAKLDRFVSTKDKNNIIKALANGDLDCVVGTHALFGLEFKNLGVVIVDEEHKFGVKQKEKIKELYHNVHMLSMSATPIPRSLNQALSSIKTMSQLLTPPSERQGVRTFVKEYDEKLIKEVILRELRRGGQVFYVHNSIDHMPIKMGEIKAILPDLRVLMLHSKISAAQTEKELLKFEAGEYDMMIATSIIESGIHMPRVNTIIVDGADRFGIADLHQLRGRVGRGHIEGFAYFIVENKENLTDEAKKRLLALESNSFLGSGSVLAHHDLEIRGGGNLVGDAQSGHIKNIGYSLYLRMLEDAIKELSNTVDDKKMKVDIKLAISAYLSEDIVQEDRLRLDIYRRLSQCEEAVEIYEIEEELIDRFGELDIPTKQFIELMVIKLLALEKKIKTISNYGQNITFTYLNDSKETIKSDSKDDDDIIKATLFYLRNNKPKVL, from the coding sequence ATGACGCAACTATATAACTACTTTAAAACTTCTAAAGGTGATTTAGAAGTTTTACTCTGTGAAGATCTTAAAGAATCACATGAGCTAGAAAGCGTAGCAAAGTTCTTTAATCAAGATGTTTTGGTATTACCGGACTTTCGTGCCTCGCGTGGTGATGATCTGCGCTCTTACAAAGAGGAGTTACAAGAGCTTTTAAACAAGCTGCGACTCTATCACAGTGCGAAAAAAAAGCCTCTTGTTATCTCTCCACTTAAAACTTTACTTTTTGAGCTTCCTAAAGCGCAATACCTCGACTCTTTAACACTTGAGTTTGGCGCTGAGATAGATCTAAGTTCATTTAAAGAGACTATGCTGCATTGGGGGTATACCTATGTAGATATGGTTCAGGTTGAAGGGGAGATCTCTCATCGTGGAGATATCCTCGATATATTCATACCATCTACAAGTAATCCAATCAGGATTTCCCTTTTTGATGTTGAAATAGAGCAGATAAAAGAGTTTGACCTAGATACCCAAAGAACTATGGGGGAAGAGTTAGACTCTATAGAGGTAAGCAGTGCTTTCTTTGCACTTGATGAACAGAGATATAATGAGTTAAACGAGAAGATTGAAAACAGCGAATACGATGCACTCTCCCGTGATATTGCTTCTCTTGGTTTTTGGCATTTGGATGATATGGCCGAGAACTTTTTGGAGAATAAAAAAGTAAAACTCTCCCGTAATTTAGATGATCTGCTTAAAGATGCCTACGGGATCAACAATCCGACTATCTCCAGAGCATGTTTTGAGTTAGAGCTCTTAGAAGAGAATGATGATATTAAAGAGTTGGTAGTTGCCGATGTAGCACAACTTCTAAAAGTACATAAAGATAAAAAGATCACAATTATTGCCGCAAATACTGCGACGATAAAGCAAGCGGGTATTTACGACACTACAAATATAAACATCGTTGAAGCACCGTATATCTTAAATGTTATTACACCCGATGAGGTGGTAATATCTCTTAATAAACCGGATAAAAAACGCCGACGCCGTAAAAGCTCAATCCTGCTTGACGATCTTAAAGCGGGTGACTATGTCGTTCATGAAGAGTACGGTGTGGGTATCTTTGAAAAGATCGAACAAGCCGAAATCCTCGGCGGTGTAAAAGATTTTGTCGTCATCAAATATGTGGGTGATGACAAGATCCTTTTACCTGTTGAGAACTTGGATTACATTGACCGCTACATTGCAAGCGGCGGGGGTGTACCGGTTCTTGATCGTCTCGGTAAAGGAAGTTTCGGAAAACTCAAAGAGAAAGTTCGTAAACGCCTACTAGAGATTGCAGGGCAGATTGTAAATATTGCTGCAGCTCGTGCGCTTATCAAAGCACCGAAAATCTCAGTTGAGCAAAAAACGTTAAAAGAGTTTCAAGCACTCAGCGGGTTTGACTATACGGATGATCAAACACAATCGATCAACGAGATCATCTCACAGATGTCGAGCGGCAAAATTATGGACAGACTTTTAAGCGGGGATGTCGGTTTTGGAAAAACGGAAGTAGCGCTCAATACTATCTTTGCTGCATACAAGTCTGGATTTCAGTCTGCTTTTATCGTTCCGACAACGCTGCTCTCTTCGCAACACTTTAGAAGTTTGGATGAGCGTTTCCATGATCTTGGAATCCGTTACGCAAAGCTTGACCGTTTTGTATCTACAAAAGATAAGAACAACATTATCAAAGCGCTTGCTAACGGTGACCTTGACTGTGTTGTAGGAACACATGCACTCTTTGGTTTAGAGTTTAAAAACCTGGGTGTGGTGATCGTAGATGAGGAACACAAGTTCGGTGTAAAACAAAAAGAGAAGATAAAAGAGTTGTACCATAATGTTCATATGCTCTCTATGTCGGCAACTCCGATTCCGAGGTCACTTAACCAAGCACTAAGCTCGATCAAGACTATGAGTCAGCTTTTAACACCGCCTAGTGAGCGTCAAGGGGTACGTACCTTTGTAAAAGAGTATGATGAGAAGCTGATCAAAGAGGTGATCCTGCGTGAGCTTCGCCGCGGCGGGCAAGTATTTTATGTACACAACTCGATTGATCATATGCCTATTAAGATGGGTGAGATCAAAGCGATATTACCTGATCTTAGAGTCTTAATGTTGCACTCAAAAATCTCGGCAGCCCAGACTGAAAAAGAGCTGCTTAAATTTGAAGCGGGTGAGTACGATATGATGATCGCCACTTCGATCATTGAAAGTGGTATCCATATGCCTAGAGTAAACACTATCATTGTTGACGGTGCCGATCGTTTCGGTATAGCAGATCTGCATCAGCTTCGCGGACGTGTAGGACGTGGACATATCGAAGGGTTTGCTTACTTTATCGTAGAGAACAAAGAGAACCTGACAGATGAAGCAAAAAAACGTCTTTTAGCACTGGAGTCTAACTCGTTCTTGGGAAGCGGTTCAGTTCTGGCTCACCACGATTTAGAGATACGCGGTGGCGGAAACTTAGTGGGTGATGCACAAAGCGGACACATTAAAAATATCGGATACTCTCTGTATCTTAGAATGTTGGAAGATGCGATCAAGGAGCTGAGTAATACAGTTGACGATAAGAAAATGAAAGTGGATATCAAACTTGCAATCTCTGCATATCTATCAGAAGATATCGTTCAAGAAGATAGACTTCGTCTTGATATCTACAGACGTTTGTCGCAGTGTGAAGAGGCTGTTGAGATTTATGAGATCGAAGAGGAGCTCATAGATAGATTTGGAGAGTTGGATATCCCTACAAAACAGTTTATAGAGTTGATGGTTATTAAACTTTTAGCCTTAGAGAAAAAGATCAAAACTATCTCAAACTATGGGCAAAACATTACATTTACGTATTTGAACGATTCTAAAGAGACGATCAAGTCTGATTCTAAAGATGATGATGACATAATTAAAGCGACACTCTTTTATCTAAGAAACAATAAACCAAAGGTATTATAG
- a CDS encoding M23 family metallopeptidase: protein MNKHFTITIHDDNGVRQFNLHKFVKKALYYAAIFLLTLAMIAVATILYLNDAVDSMQMKKDGIEKAYQELEGQNSKLLSSMQETQKSLLVKKQELEELSDSLTEIEQMIGLKPINEESLEERVSLAKLSSSQRLTLLNLLPSGSPIEYKGITSKYGYRIHPTLNRQEFHRGTDLKAPMNTAIYATADGVVEWAGMHKSSGYGNLIILEHVYGFKSYFGHLNKIVIKSGQFVKKGQLIGYTGNSGMSNGPHLHYEIRFIHRVLNPYYFIKWTQKNYNEIFDKEKKVPWQSLITATSRITYQPILTQPSSQLVQK from the coding sequence GTGAATAAACATTTTACCATAACGATCCATGACGATAACGGTGTACGACAATTCAATCTACATAAGTTTGTAAAAAAAGCGTTGTATTATGCAGCGATTTTTTTACTGACATTGGCAATGATTGCAGTAGCTACAATCTTATATTTAAATGATGCTGTTGATTCGATGCAGATGAAAAAAGATGGAATAGAAAAGGCATATCAAGAGTTAGAAGGGCAAAATTCGAAACTTTTATCTAGTATGCAAGAGACGCAAAAGTCGTTATTGGTGAAAAAGCAGGAGCTGGAAGAGCTGTCTGATTCCCTTACTGAGATTGAGCAGATGATAGGTCTTAAACCAATCAATGAAGAGAGTTTGGAAGAGCGTGTAAGTTTGGCAAAACTCAGCTCATCACAACGTTTGACACTTTTAAATCTTCTCCCTAGCGGCTCACCGATTGAGTACAAAGGGATTACGAGTAAGTATGGTTATAGAATCCACCCGACTCTAAACAGACAAGAGTTCCACAGGGGGACTGATCTAAAAGCACCTATGAATACTGCTATATATGCAACTGCAGACGGAGTTGTAGAGTGGGCCGGAATGCACAAAAGCAGCGGATACGGAAATCTTATCATACTTGAACATGTGTACGGATTTAAGTCTTACTTCGGACATTTAAATAAAATTGTGATAAAATCCGGTCAATTTGTAAAAAAAGGGCAGTTAATCGGCTATACTGGTAACTCAGGTATGAGTAACGGTCCCCATCTACATTACGAGATACGTTTTATACACAGAGTTTTAAATCCATATTATTTTATAAAATGGACACAAAAAAACTATAACGAAATTTTTGATAAGGAGAAAAAAGTTCCATGGCAATCTTTAATAACAGCGACGTCCCGGATAACATATCAACCGATTCTAACACAACCATCATCACAACTGGTGCAAAAATAA
- the leuS gene encoding leucine--tRNA ligase gives MEYNAKSIEQKWQNYWRENNSFEPSEDFTKEKKYILSMFPFPSGRLHMGHVRNYSISDAFARYHRQQGKNVLHPIGFDSFGMPAENAAIKNNANPKTWTYDNIDYMKNEFYSLGFSFSKKRELATSDELYTKFEQAFIIDMYEKGLLYREKGMLNWCPHDQTVLANEQVVDGCCWRCDTPIVKKDMNQYYFKITAYADELLKDLKKLEGGWPKQVLTMQENWIGKSNGLAFDLFFDEDSKAKLDGNFESFDVFTTRPDTIYGVSYTALAPEHKIVSYMIENKLLSDEKIAAIEEMINASNIDRQKEKAGLSLDLNVIHPLTGKKIPVWIANFVLMDYGSGAVMAVPAHDDRDYEFATKYDLEINPVIKPFEGELELDKKAFTEVGELFNSAEFDGMNSKESQTKIIEHFEAKNIGKKTTNYKLKDWGVSRQRYWGAPIPFIHCDDCGLVMEDKANLPVALPEDVEITGEGNPLEKHPTWKHCKCPKCGKDAVRETDTMDTFVESSWYFLRFCASELNWEDEAFSAEQIKYWMGVDHYIGGIEHAILHLLYARFFTKVFRDLGYVDFDEPFDRLLTQGMVLKDGAKMSKSKGNTVDPDELIAKYGADTARLFILFAAPPTQELEWNDSGVEGAFRFIKRFFERSVNVVATDTIPSIDHATLSKEEKFARKKVYEALQRSEDVYNERYTFNTMIAGVMEAMNALNAQENSDVWTEAYWIFTSILEPVIPHTCWELSEKYFGLKNLNKQTILEEVFVEDSITLGVSVNGKNRGEIEVAKDATKEDILVAAKEVVAKWLEDKEIVKEIVVPNKLVNIVIKG, from the coding sequence TTGGAATACAACGCTAAAAGTATTGAGCAAAAATGGCAAAACTATTGGAGAGAGAACAATAGTTTCGAGCCGAGTGAAGATTTTACGAAAGAGAAAAAATATATTCTTTCGATGTTCCCGTTCCCTAGTGGAAGACTTCATATGGGGCACGTAAGAAACTACTCAATTAGTGATGCTTTTGCTAGATATCATAGACAGCAAGGTAAAAATGTTCTTCACCCAATCGGATTTGACAGTTTCGGTATGCCGGCTGAAAATGCTGCAATTAAAAACAATGCAAATCCGAAAACTTGGACGTATGATAATATTGATTATATGAAAAACGAGTTTTATTCACTCGGTTTTTCATTTTCTAAAAAACGTGAACTTGCAACTTCAGATGAGCTTTATACGAAGTTTGAACAAGCGTTCATTATCGATATGTACGAAAAAGGTTTACTATACCGTGAAAAAGGGATGCTTAATTGGTGTCCGCATGACCAAACTGTTCTTGCAAACGAGCAGGTAGTTGATGGTTGTTGTTGGAGATGTGATACTCCGATCGTTAAAAAAGATATGAACCAGTACTACTTTAAGATCACGGCTTATGCAGATGAGCTTTTAAAAGATCTCAAAAAACTTGAAGGCGGTTGGCCGAAACAAGTGCTTACTATGCAGGAAAACTGGATCGGAAAATCTAACGGTTTAGCATTTGACCTTTTCTTCGACGAGGATTCAAAAGCAAAACTAGACGGTAACTTTGAGAGCTTTGATGTTTTTACAACTCGTCCAGATACTATCTACGGTGTAAGCTACACAGCTCTTGCTCCTGAGCATAAAATCGTTTCATATATGATCGAGAACAAACTTTTAAGCGATGAGAAAATTGCTGCGATCGAAGAGATGATCAATGCTTCAAACATCGACAGACAAAAAGAGAAAGCGGGTCTTTCATTAGACCTAAACGTAATCCATCCGTTAACAGGAAAGAAAATTCCTGTATGGATTGCAAACTTTGTTTTAATGGATTACGGTTCAGGTGCGGTAATGGCAGTACCTGCTCACGATGATCGCGACTACGAGTTTGCTACAAAATACGATCTTGAAATCAATCCTGTAATTAAGCCTTTTGAGGGTGAATTAGAGCTTGATAAAAAAGCATTCACTGAAGTGGGTGAGCTGTTTAACTCTGCAGAGTTTGACGGTATGAATTCAAAAGAGTCTCAGACAAAAATCATTGAGCATTTTGAAGCAAAAAATATCGGTAAAAAGACAACAAACTACAAGTTAAAAGACTGGGGTGTTTCACGTCAGCGCTACTGGGGTGCTCCGATTCCATTCATCCACTGTGATGATTGCGGCCTTGTTATGGAAGACAAAGCTAACCTTCCTGTAGCACTTCCTGAAGATGTTGAGATCACGGGTGAGGGTAACCCACTTGAAAAGCATCCAACCTGGAAACACTGTAAATGTCCAAAATGTGGAAAAGACGCAGTTCGCGAAACAGATACGATGGATACTTTCGTTGAGTCTAGCTGGTACTTCTTACGTTTCTGTGCATCAGAGTTAAATTGGGAGGATGAAGCATTCTCGGCAGAGCAGATCAAGTACTGGATGGGAGTAGATCACTACATCGGTGGTATCGAGCACGCTATTTTACACCTTTTATATGCAAGATTTTTTACAAAAGTATTCCGTGACCTTGGATATGTCGATTTTGATGAACCTTTTGACAGACTTCTTACTCAAGGGATGGTTCTTAAAGACGGTGCGAAGATGTCAAAATCTAAAGGTAACACTGTAGATCCTGATGAGCTGATCGCAAAATACGGTGCAGATACTGCAAGACTTTTCATCCTGTTCGCAGCTCCGCCGACACAAGAGTTGGAGTGGAATGACAGCGGTGTTGAGGGTGCATTTAGATTTATCAAACGTTTCTTTGAAAGATCTGTAAATGTAGTAGCGACTGATACTATTCCGTCAATCGATCACGCAACTCTTTCTAAAGAGGAAAAATTTGCTCGTAAAAAAGTGTATGAAGCACTTCAACGTTCAGAAGACGTATATAACGAAAGATATACTTTCAACACTATGATTGCAGGTGTTATGGAAGCTATGAATGCACTTAACGCACAAGAAAACTCTGATGTTTGGACTGAAGCTTACTGGATCTTTACATCTATTTTAGAGCCTGTAATCCCTCACACTTGTTGGGAGTTAAGTGAGAAATATTTCGGACTTAAAAACCTGAACAAACAAACAATACTTGAAGAGGTATTTGTTGAAGACTCTATCACTTTAGGTGTATCTGTAAACGGTAAAAACCGTGGAGAGATTGAAGTTGCAAAAGATGCAACTAAAGAAGATATACTGGTAGCTGCGAAAGAGGTAGTTGCTAAATGGCTTGAGGATAAAGAGATCGTAAAAGAGATCGTTGTTCCTAACAAGCTTGTTAATATTGTAATAAAAGGTTAG
- a CDS encoding response regulator transcription factor — MSANIVIVEDEEDLLELLEYTLQKEGYETIGFLNTKTVVQILEEEEIDLLIMDRNLPGVEGSEFVSELRNDGIDVPVIFLSAKDKDEDVEEGFVRGGDDYLTKPFNMKELLLRVKSILKRTSKKVSEGKLSYRDMVLDKSTRELKVDGKNVEVTKLEFDLLCEFITNKNSVLDRDYLLENVWQDSQNYQYKTVNVAINRLKEKIDPDKTKDYIQTVRGVGYKLC, encoded by the coding sequence ATGTCTGCAAATATCGTTATCGTAGAAGATGAAGAAGATTTACTAGAACTCTTAGAGTATACTCTGCAAAAAGAGGGGTATGAGACTATAGGGTTTTTAAATACAAAAACTGTTGTTCAGATCCTTGAAGAGGAGGAGATCGATCTTTTAATCATGGATAGAAATCTTCCCGGAGTTGAGGGGAGTGAATTTGTTTCAGAGCTTCGAAATGACGGTATAGACGTGCCTGTAATCTTTTTAAGTGCAAAAGATAAAGATGAAGATGTGGAAGAGGGATTTGTTCGCGGTGGGGATGACTACCTGACAAAACCTTTTAACATGAAAGAGTTGCTTTTACGTGTAAAATCAATCCTCAAACGTACATCGAAAAAAGTCTCTGAAGGGAAACTATCGTACAGAGATATGGTTCTTGATAAGAGTACGAGAGAGCTAAAAGTTGACGGGAAAAACGTTGAGGTTACAAAACTGGAGTTTGACCTTCTGTGTGAGTTTATTACAAACAAAAACAGCGTACTTGATCGAGATTATCTTCTTGAAAACGTATGGCAGGATTCTCAAAACTATCAGTACAAAACAGTCAACGTTGCGATCAACAGACTCAAAGAGAAGATAGACCCGGATAAAACAAAAGACTATATCCAAACCGTTCGCGGAGTGGGTTACAAACTATGTTAA
- a CDS encoding bactofilin family protein, whose amino-acid sequence MAIFNNSDVPDNISTDSNTTIITTGAKIKGELELSCNLYIDGILEGNINSTKEVNVGKNGHIKGEIVTERLVVQGFVEGTIDAQRVEIKAAGHVSGEIKSSELVIEAKGIFEGNSIIKNDATI is encoded by the coding sequence ATGGCAATCTTTAATAACAGCGACGTCCCGGATAACATATCAACCGATTCTAACACAACCATCATCACAACTGGTGCAAAAATAAAAGGGGAGTTAGAACTCTCTTGCAACCTCTACATAGATGGTATATTAGAAGGTAACATAAACTCAACAAAAGAAGTAAATGTTGGGAAAAACGGTCACATAAAAGGTGAAATAGTTACAGAGAGACTAGTTGTTCAAGGGTTTGTTGAAGGCACAATCGATGCACAAAGAGTTGAGATTAAAGCTGCAGGACATGTAAGCGGTGAGATCAAATCAAGTGAATTAGTGATTGAAGCTAAGGGAATTTTTGAAGGTAACTCGATCATAAAAAATGACGCAACTATATAA
- a CDS encoding GGDEF domain-containing protein, producing the protein MTIQTIINNTIKRLKSEGKLLTPDFYAEAFCKEAKIANMSIEDCHHLTRYKEMLNKELQKDLQNYRINTMHEFVRFLVSKLNRTNQSLCSDTLEAQIHLTKRILQVIEVLHNKEAAELARKTIDMMENAPKPEQLDNYRQRWVNFITTYDDTFLQKLKYLGELDTTDLKKSIESLKELDVSIKDNEVDLEKISKFLVASFVPSIASSVNETIAGLSNRIRNNPALLENNDIAAEIKSAIALRISLDKKSVKEMIESIDGVLDKLSIRLIDMIEKSDNSNVEIQSIKKELESYNEKSITNFTLAHKKLFTIAVALEKNTAALSNDLKSHNKDVNLMSVKIKELEQELEDVKKESKEDYLTKLYNKRALDEFLELKEGEFKRYERNFSIVMFDLDHFKQVNDNFGHEAGDAVLGAFGKILKKECRNVDIIGRYGGEEFMAILGDTDLEGSVIFANKVREHVERSKFMYKGERIDVTVSAGAAERKDYVSLKDTINDADKFLYLAKKNGRDRVESKK; encoded by the coding sequence ATGACGATACAAACAATCATAAACAACACGATTAAGCGTTTAAAATCTGAAGGTAAGTTACTTACTCCGGATTTTTATGCTGAGGCTTTTTGTAAAGAAGCAAAAATAGCAAATATGAGTATTGAAGATTGTCATCACCTTACAAGATATAAAGAGATGCTTAATAAGGAACTGCAAAAAGATCTTCAAAATTATCGTATCAATACGATGCATGAGTTTGTAAGATTTCTAGTCTCTAAGCTAAATCGAACGAACCAGAGTTTATGTTCAGACACTTTAGAAGCACAAATACACCTGACAAAAAGAATTTTACAAGTTATTGAGGTTTTACACAATAAAGAAGCTGCCGAACTGGCACGTAAAACAATCGATATGATGGAAAACGCTCCAAAACCTGAACAGCTTGATAACTACAGACAACGTTGGGTGAACTTTATCACAACTTATGACGATACTTTTTTACAAAAACTAAAATATCTCGGAGAACTTGATACTACAGATCTGAAAAAATCTATTGAGAGTTTAAAAGAGCTAGATGTCAGCATAAAAGATAATGAAGTTGATTTGGAAAAAATTTCTAAATTTCTCGTTGCATCATTCGTCCCCTCTATCGCTTCAAGTGTTAATGAAACGATAGCTGGACTTAGTAACAGGATCAGAAATAATCCTGCACTTTTAGAAAATAATGATATCGCAGCGGAGATCAAATCTGCAATCGCTCTAAGAATTTCGCTTGATAAAAAAAGTGTGAAAGAGATGATCGAGTCAATTGACGGAGTACTGGATAAACTCTCTATCCGTTTAATCGACATGATAGAGAAATCGGACAACTCCAACGTAGAGATTCAATCGATTAAAAAAGAGTTAGAGTCTTACAATGAAAAGTCGATTACCAACTTTACACTCGCACATAAAAAACTTTTTACCATTGCTGTTGCTTTAGAGAAAAATACGGCTGCACTGAGTAATGATCTCAAATCACACAATAAAGATGTGAACTTGATGAGTGTAAAGATAAAAGAGCTTGAACAAGAACTTGAAGATGTAAAAAAAGAATCGAAAGAGGATTATTTAACAAAACTCTATAATAAACGGGCTTTAGATGAGTTCTTGGAGCTTAAAGAGGGTGAGTTTAAAAGGTATGAGAGAAATTTCAGTATTGTAATGTTTGACCTTGACCACTTTAAACAGGTAAACGATAACTTTGGGCATGAAGCTGGTGATGCAGTACTTGGCGCATTTGGAAAAATACTCAAAAAAGAGTGTAGAAACGTAGATATCATAGGGCGTTACGGCGGTGAAGAGTTTATGGCTATCTTAGGTGATACTGATCTAGAGGGGAGTGTAATCTTTGCCAATAAAGTACGTGAACATGTTGAGCGTTCAAAGTTTATGTACAAGGGTGAGCGTATAGATGTAACGGTGAGTGCCGGTGCAGCGGAGAGAAAAGATTATGTCTCTTTAAAAGATACGATCAATGATGCAGATAAGTTTCTCTATCTTGCTAAGAAAAACGGACGAGATAGAGTGGAGTCAAAAAAATAG
- a CDS encoding TIGR00282 family metallophosphoesterase encodes MKIAFIGDIIGRPGREMIQKHLPKIKEEYGVDFVIANYENASHGFGLTTKNCGELFSYGVDVMTGGNHTWDKKDILPLLEEDNLLRPDNYPEGVVGTGCGVYDVSGEKLAVLNIMGHYGMPYVDNAFRCAQKRVEELHNEGVKNIFLDFHAEATSEKRAMLMLLAGKVSGIIGTHTHVSSDDFQIVSNTAYMTDMGLTGCRDNVIGMDAKQPLKQFLTGLKGHFDIPKKCKKILQIAIMDLNEGRCTEAFKLKVFDNGNVIKTDAWIEE; translated from the coding sequence ATGAAAATAGCATTTATCGGAGATATCATCGGACGTCCGGGGCGAGAGATGATTCAAAAACACCTGCCCAAAATTAAAGAGGAATACGGTGTTGATTTTGTAATTGCAAACTATGAGAACGCTTCACACGGGTTTGGACTTACGACTAAAAATTGCGGAGAGTTATTCTCTTACGGTGTAGATGTTATGACGGGCGGAAACCATACCTGGGATAAAAAAGATATTCTCCCTCTGCTTGAAGAAGATAATCTGCTTCGTCCAGATAACTACCCAGAAGGTGTTGTAGGGACAGGATGCGGAGTGTATGATGTAAGTGGAGAGAAACTTGCAGTACTCAATATTATGGGGCACTATGGTATGCCGTATGTTGATAATGCTTTCCGTTGTGCACAAAAGAGAGTTGAAGAGCTCCATAATGAAGGTGTGAAAAATATTTTTCTAGACTTTCATGCAGAAGCTACAAGTGAAAAAAGAGCGATGCTTATGTTGCTTGCAGGGAAAGTTAGTGGTATAATTGGCACACATACTCATGTGAGCAGTGATGACTTTCAAATTGTAAGCAATACTGCGTATATGACAGATATGGGATTAACAGGGTGTCGTGACAATGTGATCGGAATGGATGCAAAACAACCTCTAAAGCAGTTCTTAACAGGTTTAAAAGGGCATTTCGATATACCGAAAAAGTGTAAAAAGATTTTACAAATTGCGATCATGGATCTAAATGAGGGGAGATGTACAGAGGCTTTCAAACTGAAAGTTTTTGACAACGGCAATGTGATCAAAACAGATGCATGGATAGAGGAGTAG